The following coding sequences lie in one Polluticoccus soli genomic window:
- a CDS encoding dipeptide epimerase, whose translation MLQVRHYSFELAFEYPFTISKGTKTHQPTFVVALGLGNLTGFGEAPAINYYNVTVQGMIDALEAKRGVIERYALMDPQRFWHFLHHLLPGNEFLIAALDMAGWDLFAKMRKQPLYQLLGFKWQNVPLTDYTIGLGTAEEMVAKLKAHPWPLYKIKLGRVDDIDLLRALRQHTDAPFRVDANEGWTFDEAKALLPELAKLGVNMVEQPLKRSDNEAMKELKTLSPLPLFADESCVTEEDVKNCVEGFHGINIKLTKCGGITPALRMTQEARKLGLKVMMGSMNESTLGSAAIAHLMPILDEVDADGPLLLKEDIAEGLTYNNGQITVSNYTGLGVGFKGTKFEKK comes from the coding sequence ATGCTCCAAGTCCGTCATTATTCTTTCGAACTGGCCTTTGAATACCCCTTCACTATATCAAAGGGAACTAAGACGCACCAACCAACATTTGTAGTGGCGTTAGGGTTAGGGAACTTGACCGGCTTTGGCGAGGCCCCGGCTATTAATTATTACAATGTTACAGTGCAGGGAATGATCGATGCCCTTGAAGCCAAAAGAGGTGTTATAGAACGATATGCACTGATGGATCCGCAACGCTTCTGGCATTTTCTACATCACCTGCTGCCTGGTAATGAATTCTTGATAGCAGCGCTGGATATGGCAGGCTGGGACCTGTTCGCTAAGATGCGCAAGCAACCTCTTTACCAGCTGCTGGGCTTCAAATGGCAAAATGTTCCACTGACAGACTATACCATCGGCCTTGGTACGGCAGAAGAAATGGTCGCCAAGCTAAAAGCGCATCCCTGGCCACTATATAAAATAAAACTCGGCCGCGTTGATGACATCGACCTGTTACGAGCGCTTCGCCAGCATACCGATGCTCCATTCAGGGTAGATGCCAATGAAGGCTGGACGTTTGATGAAGCAAAGGCCTTACTTCCAGAACTTGCAAAGCTCGGGGTGAATATGGTTGAACAACCTTTGAAACGTAGCGATAACGAAGCTATGAAAGAACTTAAAACATTGTCACCATTGCCGCTTTTTGCCGACGAAAGCTGCGTGACAGAAGAAGACGTCAAAAACTGCGTTGAAGGATTTCACGGTATCAACATTAAACTGACAAAGTGTGGTGGCATAACGCCGGCGCTGAGAATGACACAGGAAGCCCGCAAACTTGGCCTCAAGGTAATGATGGGATCGATGAACGAAAGTACCCTTGGCTCGGCTGCCATCGCGCATTTGATGCCTATACTGGATGAGGTGGATGCTGATGGACCGCTACTACTGAAAGAAGATATAGCTGAAGGACTTACCTATAACAATGGCCAGATAACTGTAAGTAACTATACTGGTCTCGGTGTAGGTTTTAAAGGAACTAAATTTGAGAAAAAGTAA
- the murB gene encoding UDP-N-acetylmuramate dehydrogenase has protein sequence MQIRQNVSLKPYNTFGIDIPAESFIEINDHDALADILTDKSLPAKKNILGGGSNVLLTQPVKGLTILNKGKGIIKVNEDDEKVWIDVNSGEVWHDLVLYSINNGWAGIENLSLIPGTVGASPMQNIGAYGVEAKETIESVTFWHLDDKAYITLNNNDCRFGYRDSIFKHELKNKVFITSVRYRLNKIPTFNISYGAIEQELEKMNVTELSIKAISDAVISIRTSKLPDPKQIGNAGSFFKNPSIAITQYIQLKEQYPDMPSYPVNESQVKIPAGWLIEQCGWKGFRDGNIGVHQKQALVLVNYGGGSGSDIWALSEKVLNSVHEKYGIDLEREVQVW, from the coding sequence ATGCAGATACGGCAAAATGTTTCACTGAAGCCTTATAATACGTTTGGTATAGACATCCCGGCAGAGTCTTTCATCGAGATCAACGATCATGATGCACTTGCAGATATTCTCACCGACAAAAGCCTACCTGCTAAAAAAAATATACTTGGCGGAGGTAGTAACGTGCTACTTACGCAACCGGTTAAAGGCCTTACCATACTCAACAAAGGCAAAGGCATCATTAAAGTAAATGAAGATGATGAGAAAGTATGGATCGATGTCAATTCAGGTGAAGTGTGGCACGATCTCGTTTTATATTCCATAAACAACGGATGGGCCGGCATTGAAAATCTTTCCCTGATACCTGGCACCGTTGGTGCATCCCCTATGCAAAATATAGGTGCTTATGGGGTGGAAGCAAAAGAGACAATAGAATCTGTTACTTTCTGGCATCTCGACGACAAGGCTTACATTACCCTAAACAACAACGATTGCCGGTTCGGCTATCGCGATAGCATTTTCAAGCACGAACTGAAAAACAAAGTATTCATTACTTCAGTTCGTTACCGGCTTAATAAAATTCCGACGTTCAACATTAGCTACGGCGCCATTGAGCAGGAATTGGAGAAAATGAATGTGACAGAGCTGTCTATAAAAGCCATTTCAGACGCTGTGATCTCCATTCGCACCAGCAAATTACCGGATCCTAAACAGATCGGCAATGCAGGCAGCTTTTTTAAAAACCCAAGTATTGCTATCACACAATATATTCAACTCAAGGAGCAATATCCCGATATGCCGTCTTATCCTGTCAACGAATCCCAGGTTAAAATACCTGCAGGCTGGCTGATAGAGCAATGTGGTTGGAAAGGTTTCCGCGACGGCAACATCGGCGTGCATCAAAAGCAGGCTTTAGTGCTGGTAAACTATGGCGGTGGCAGCGGATCAGACATCTGGGCATTATCTGAAAAAGTACTCAACTCTGTGCACGAGAAATACGGCATAGACCTGGAGCGTGAAGTACAGGTATGGTAA
- a CDS encoding sensor histidine kinase encodes MFRLYPYRGWLWLSILLWSVAIFRFYVKTQEVKPAQMAKAITEDLHKKERSLNELVEDSTLIKRLFAEVPTAKDVQRITQLPYYLFGYDRGVVVFWNTNEFLTDCNGLHTDEKLEKNDRGSFVKKCLHPKYLDSTKHITALIAIVHRYPFENNYLRSHFEAESHIPLSTEVTEKKAKWNYEVKNLEGRPVFYLNFPQEQANWIPGKLMLWLVALALLSTIIWLQLITIYLTRKRSPWVGFAVTVVAILLVRAATYIWGMPFGLRDLPIFSPQLYASSGFLPSLGDLLINTLCFLWIIIFTLRHVPYDFFGNVKLSKTARMAAAFAITSLLIWYASAYIHIIRSLVIDSMISFDVSHFYSITFYTILGLLTIGLITGASCLVFYLFNVQLLALVGNRTVKNVTVLITGTLLILLTNENRSEFLPYYLLGCLVIFLMLLDSKRLTDISDLFSPQMIFWSVIVCAFCTATLLYFYNVNEAETRKRYAEEVVRQRDDVTEYAFKNISLNIQRDGVIKQFFETPTPERRRSINERFDALYLGGQLNKYQSKILLFDRGGYNLFNGDTVSFRTLDRETANAEMTADSTLYYKEFAQDGDYYLARIPVYRDSTTKLGTVFIDFSIKESGGETVYPELLQPGSIKAGQGDANYAYGVYVNNKLLTQSGDYSFPVYLSDANIEGEHIFTKWDGSSELRYKADDTKTVIVIRFYKLWLDSITLFSYLFGIQILIVLFIVVYRLSLAYFTRAKSYNKFINLTLRKRIHFSMLGIVLISFLVIGVVTIVYFTMQYKQSNQKKMSRTMQIVERSTLQFLKQANGLANNDRFTQVTKSSEFKYFITALATAQKIDINIFGSSGILNVASQESIYDKILLARIIRPDAYFTLAGNNQIVIQQETIGRLSYLSCYVPIRDEDGRPLGYINVPFFSSEKELNFQISNILVALINLYAFIFLLSTVLTVFITRWLTRTLSVVINRFERLSLTQNEPIDWPYEDEIGTLVTEYNKMVKKVEENAVLLAQNERESAWREMARQVAHEIKNPLTPMKLNIQYLQQAVKSGHSNVSELALKVSQSLIEQIDNLSYIASEFSNFAKMPEAKPENFDLNELLDKAVELYLNEENVRVSLNGTQEKLIVHADKSQLLRVFTNLLENAVQAVPEDRSGEVQVNLTKDEDHVLIAFADNGEGIPEDIVERIFQPYFTTKSSGTGLGLAMTKKIIEFWRGSIWFETKVGEGTTFVIRLPLIS; translated from the coding sequence GTGTTCAGGTTATATCCATATCGCGGATGGCTGTGGCTAAGCATACTGCTATGGAGTGTAGCCATATTTCGCTTTTATGTAAAGACGCAGGAGGTAAAGCCTGCCCAGATGGCGAAGGCCATTACAGAAGACCTTCATAAAAAAGAGCGAAGCCTGAATGAGCTTGTTGAGGACTCGACACTAATAAAACGGTTGTTTGCCGAGGTGCCGACCGCAAAGGACGTTCAACGTATCACACAGCTTCCGTATTACCTGTTTGGTTATGATAGAGGCGTTGTGGTTTTTTGGAACACGAATGAGTTCCTTACCGATTGTAACGGGTTACATACTGATGAAAAACTGGAGAAGAACGATCGCGGAAGCTTCGTGAAGAAATGCTTACATCCTAAATACCTGGATAGTACAAAGCATATTACGGCGCTGATCGCAATAGTTCACCGGTATCCGTTCGAGAATAATTACCTGCGATCGCATTTTGAGGCCGAATCGCATATCCCGCTTTCGACTGAAGTAACGGAAAAGAAAGCTAAATGGAATTATGAAGTAAAGAACCTGGAAGGTCGCCCGGTGTTCTACCTCAATTTTCCGCAGGAGCAGGCTAATTGGATACCTGGTAAGCTGATGCTGTGGCTGGTGGCACTCGCGTTATTGTCTACCATCATTTGGCTGCAGTTAATTACTATATACCTTACCCGCAAGAGATCGCCGTGGGTTGGCTTTGCCGTTACGGTAGTCGCGATCCTCCTGGTACGTGCAGCGACCTATATCTGGGGTATGCCTTTTGGTTTGCGTGATCTTCCGATATTTTCTCCGCAGCTATATGCCTCCAGCGGTTTTTTGCCCTCATTGGGTGATCTGCTCATTAACACGCTATGTTTTCTGTGGATAATCATCTTCACACTACGCCATGTGCCTTACGATTTCTTCGGAAATGTAAAGCTGAGTAAAACAGCACGGATGGCTGCTGCATTTGCCATCACCAGTTTGTTGATCTGGTACGCATCTGCCTATATACACATTATACGAAGCCTGGTAATAGACTCGATGATATCGTTCGATGTCAGCCATTTTTATTCTATTACATTCTATACCATTCTTGGTCTTTTAACTATAGGACTCATAACAGGCGCTTCGTGTCTGGTTTTTTATCTTTTTAATGTTCAGTTGTTAGCTCTTGTTGGTAATAGAACTGTTAAAAATGTGACAGTTCTGATAACCGGTACACTGTTGATCTTACTGACCAATGAGAACCGAAGCGAGTTTTTGCCCTATTACCTGCTTGGATGCCTTGTAATATTTCTCATGTTGCTGGACTCTAAAAGGCTGACGGACATTTCAGATCTGTTCTCTCCGCAAATGATCTTTTGGTCTGTAATAGTTTGCGCCTTTTGTACGGCTACGCTGTTGTATTTCTACAATGTTAATGAGGCTGAAACACGTAAACGTTATGCGGAGGAGGTGGTACGACAACGTGACGATGTAACTGAGTATGCATTTAAGAACATTTCACTGAATATTCAGCGCGACGGTGTGATCAAGCAGTTTTTTGAAACGCCGACACCTGAACGCAGGCGGTCTATCAATGAGCGGTTTGATGCATTATACCTGGGAGGGCAGTTGAATAAATACCAGTCGAAAATACTGTTGTTTGATCGTGGAGGGTATAATTTGTTCAACGGTGATACTGTCAGCTTTCGGACGCTTGATAGGGAAACCGCGAATGCAGAAATGACCGCAGACTCCACGCTTTATTACAAGGAGTTTGCCCAGGATGGCGATTATTACCTGGCGCGAATACCGGTATATAGGGACAGCACTACTAAATTAGGTACTGTTTTTATTGATTTCTCTATTAAAGAATCTGGCGGAGAAACTGTATACCCAGAATTGCTGCAACCAGGAAGTATCAAAGCTGGGCAGGGTGACGCCAACTATGCGTATGGGGTGTATGTGAATAATAAATTACTAACGCAGAGTGGCGATTATTCTTTTCCCGTATACTTGAGCGATGCGAATATTGAGGGTGAACACATTTTCACCAAATGGGATGGTTCGTCTGAATTAAGATATAAGGCTGATGATACGAAAACAGTGATTGTTATACGTTTCTATAAGCTGTGGTTGGATAGTATCACCTTGTTCTCGTACTTATTCGGCATCCAGATACTGATCGTCTTGTTTATAGTGGTGTATCGATTGAGTCTTGCATATTTCACAAGGGCAAAGTCATACAATAAATTCATCAACCTAACACTGCGGAAACGTATCCACTTCTCTATGCTCGGGATCGTGTTGATATCCTTCCTTGTAATCGGTGTGGTCACGATTGTATACTTCACGATGCAGTATAAGCAGTCAAACCAGAAGAAAATGTCGCGGACGATGCAGATAGTTGAACGGTCTACATTGCAGTTCTTGAAACAGGCAAACGGATTGGCGAATAACGATCGCTTTACCCAAGTGACAAAAAGTTCGGAATTCAAGTATTTTATTACAGCGTTAGCAACTGCACAGAAGATCGATATTAATATTTTCGGGTCAAGTGGAATTTTGAACGTTGCCTCGCAGGAAAGTATTTACGATAAAATACTGCTGGCTCGTATTATACGCCCTGATGCCTACTTTACACTGGCAGGAAACAACCAGATCGTAATACAACAGGAAACGATCGGCAGATTGTCCTATCTCTCCTGTTATGTTCCGATTCGCGATGAAGATGGTAGACCGTTGGGGTACATAAACGTGCCATTCTTCTCGTCTGAAAAAGAACTGAACTTCCAGATCTCGAATATCCTTGTTGCGCTGATCAATCTTTATGCCTTCATTTTCCTGTTGTCAACTGTGTTAACGGTATTCATTACCCGTTGGTTGACGAGAACACTAAGTGTCGTTATCAACAGGTTTGAAAGATTGAGCCTTACTCAAAATGAACCTATCGACTGGCCATACGAGGACGAAATAGGTACACTGGTGACAGAGTATAATAAGATGGTGAAGAAAGTGGAGGAGAATGCAGTGTTGCTTGCACAGAATGAGCGCGAAAGCGCATGGCGCGAAATGGCGCGGCAGGTGGCGCATGAGATCAAGAATCCGCTGACGCCTATGAAGCTTAACATTCAATATCTCCAGCAAGCGGTAAAGAGTGGCCATTCAAATGTGTCTGAACTTGCCTTGAAGGTATCACAATCACTGATCGAGCAGATAGACAACCTTTCTTATATCGCATCTGAGTTCTCCAACTTCGCAAAGATGCCTGAAGCAAAACCCGAGAACTTCGATCTGAATGAACTGTTGGATAAGGCTGTTGAGTTGTACCTGAACGAAGAAAATGTGCGCGTGTCATTGAACGGTACTCAGGAAAAACTTATAGTGCATGCCGACAAAAGTCAGTTATTGCGTGTATTTACCAATCTGTTGGAGAACGCGGTACAGGCGGTCCCTGAGGATCGTTCCGGTGAAGTGCAGGTGAACCTGACGAAGGATGAGGATCACGTGCTGATTGCCTTTGCTGATAATGGTGAGGGTATCCCGGAGGACATAGTGGAACGAATATTTCAGCCTTACTTTACCACAAAATCATCTGGCACTGGTCTCGGCCTGGCTATGACAAAGAAGATCATCGAGTTCTGGAGAGGATCGATCTGGTTTGAGACAAAGGTGGGTGAGGGTACTACCTTCGTTATCAGGTTACCGTTGATCAGCTAA
- the mazG gene encoding nucleoside triphosphate pyrophosphohydrolase — translation MEYAKSIERLRTIMDELRERCPWDKKQTIQTLRPQTVEEVYELGDAIVSENWQQLKEELGDLLLHIVFYSKIGAEKNEFTFDDVIEAVCNKLVSRHPHIYGSVQVESEEQVKQNWEMLKLKEGKKSILSGVPPSMPAMIKALRLQEKTKQVGFEWDHIDQVKEKVDEEIKELYEAVDSGSQQKIEDEFGDVMFALINYARFAKVDPELALEGTNKKFIRRFQYIEDLAREQGKSLNNMTLEEMDALWNQAKGTE, via the coding sequence ATGGAATACGCAAAGTCGATAGAGCGGTTAAGAACCATAATGGATGAGCTTAGGGAACGTTGTCCCTGGGATAAAAAGCAAACGATACAAACTCTGCGCCCGCAAACAGTAGAGGAAGTGTATGAGCTGGGTGATGCTATTGTATCGGAAAACTGGCAACAGTTAAAAGAGGAGTTGGGTGACCTGCTATTGCATATTGTGTTTTACAGCAAGATTGGCGCTGAGAAGAATGAATTCACATTTGATGATGTGATCGAGGCGGTTTGCAATAAACTTGTTTCGCGTCATCCGCATATATACGGAAGTGTACAAGTAGAAAGCGAAGAGCAGGTAAAACAAAATTGGGAGATGCTGAAGCTGAAGGAAGGAAAGAAATCTATTTTGAGCGGCGTGCCTCCTTCAATGCCAGCCATGATAAAAGCACTCAGACTACAGGAGAAAACAAAACAGGTAGGTTTTGAGTGGGACCATATTGACCAGGTGAAGGAGAAAGTGGATGAGGAGATAAAAGAACTGTATGAGGCAGTGGACTCAGGTAGCCAGCAAAAGATAGAAGATGAATTTGGTGACGTGATGTTTGCATTGATCAACTACGCGCGTTTTGCTAAGGTAGACCCCGAGCTGGCCCTGGAGGGTACCAATAAAAAGTTTATTCGTCGTTTTCAATACATTGAGGATCTTGCCAGGGAGCAGGGCAAATCGCTCAACAATATGACGCTGGAGGAGATGGACGCATTATGGAACCAGGCAAAAGGAACAGAATAA
- a CDS encoding UbiX family flavin prenyltransferase, producing the protein MKIAVAVTGASGSIYAKLLLESLAKLGDQVEEVGLVWSENAFTVWQYELGNEDYKSFPFKVWQKNDFMAPFASGSSSYHALIICPCSMGTVGRIAAGISNDLITRAADVMLKERRKLICVVRETPYNLIHLRNMTAVTEAGGIICPATPSFYSRPANMEEAANTVVERALQLAGVSMKGYKWQEDK; encoded by the coding sequence ATGAAAATAGCCGTGGCGGTTACCGGTGCAAGCGGTTCTATATATGCAAAACTCCTGCTCGAAAGCCTCGCGAAACTAGGCGACCAGGTGGAAGAAGTAGGCCTGGTGTGGAGTGAGAATGCGTTTACAGTGTGGCAATACGAACTTGGTAACGAAGACTATAAGTCGTTCCCATTCAAAGTTTGGCAGAAGAATGATTTCATGGCGCCATTTGCATCAGGCAGTTCTTCTTACCATGCACTGATTATCTGTCCGTGTAGTATGGGTACCGTGGGAAGAATAGCAGCGGGCATCAGCAACGACCTGATAACCCGCGCCGCTGATGTGATGCTGAAAGAACGAAGGAAACTGATCTGCGTGGTGCGTGAAACGCCTTATAACCTGATTCACTTAAGAAACATGACGGCTGTAACGGAAGCAGGTGGGATCATTTGTCCCGCTACCCCATCGTTCTACAGTCGGCCGGCCAATATGGAAGAGGCTGCCAATACCGTTGTGGAACGTGCGTTGCAACTTGCTGGTGTTTCTATGAAAGGGTACAAATGGCAGGAAGATAAATAG
- a CDS encoding thioredoxin family protein translates to MKRVLLFVLLLLAISPMTYAGEKKKKKNNKEAGIKWMTWTEAQAKMKKQPKKVWVDVYTDWCGWCKVMDKKTFSDPQVIKYMNENFYSIKFNSEKDDSISFMGKLYTIKPENKVNDLAIELLRGQMSYPSSIYMEENFQNAAAIPGYQPVPQMELLLTYLTSGKYKTVSLEDYQKTFVGTWKENEAPAAPPATH, encoded by the coding sequence ATGAAACGCGTACTGCTATTTGTGCTGTTGCTGCTCGCTATAAGCCCAATGACCTATGCCGGCGAAAAGAAAAAGAAAAAGAACAATAAAGAAGCGGGCATCAAATGGATGACCTGGACAGAAGCGCAGGCCAAAATGAAAAAGCAACCTAAAAAGGTATGGGTAGATGTGTATACAGACTGGTGCGGATGGTGCAAGGTCATGGACAAAAAAACCTTCAGCGACCCGCAGGTGATCAAGTACATGAACGAGAACTTTTATTCCATTAAGTTCAATTCAGAGAAGGATGATAGTATCAGTTTCATGGGCAAGCTGTATACCATTAAACCTGAAAACAAAGTAAATGACCTGGCGATTGAGCTTCTGCGTGGTCAAATGAGTTATCCGTCGTCTATTTATATGGAGGAAAATTTCCAGAATGCAGCTGCGATACCCGGCTACCAGCCAGTGCCGCAGATGGAATTGTTGCTAACTTATCTGACTTCCGGAAAATACAAAACCGTGTCCCTAGAGGATTATCAAAAAACGTTTGTCGGTACCTGGAAAGAAAATGAAGCTCCTGCCGCGCCTCCCGCAACGCACTAG
- the nth gene encoding endonuclease III encodes MTRKERFDFVIDWFQKNMPVAETELHYDDPYQLLVAVILSAQCTDKRVNMVTPPLFEKFPDAESLSKAEFEDIEPFIRSISFANNKTRHLMGMSKMLVEQYYHEVPDTVEELIKLPGVGRKTANVITSVIYNQPNMAVDTHVFRVSARIGLTVNAKTPLQTEMQLIKHIPTELIHKAHHWLILHGRYICVARRPKCEECGLKPACKFYKTDMKYIVEGN; translated from the coding sequence ATGACGAGGAAAGAAAGGTTTGATTTTGTAATAGATTGGTTTCAGAAAAATATGCCTGTAGCTGAAACGGAACTTCATTATGATGATCCGTACCAGCTGCTGGTGGCGGTTATACTTTCCGCACAATGCACCGACAAGCGGGTGAATATGGTAACGCCGCCATTGTTTGAAAAATTCCCGGATGCGGAAAGCCTGTCGAAAGCTGAATTTGAGGATATCGAACCGTTCATCAGAAGCATCAGCTTTGCCAATAACAAGACGCGCCACCTAATGGGCATGAGCAAGATGCTGGTCGAACAATACTACCACGAGGTACCTGATACGGTTGAAGAACTAATAAAGCTTCCCGGCGTTGGTCGAAAAACGGCTAATGTGATCACCTCGGTCATCTACAATCAACCCAACATGGCTGTGGATACGCATGTATTCCGGGTATCGGCACGCATTGGGCTAACGGTGAATGCAAAAACGCCGCTGCAAACTGAGATGCAGCTTATCAAGCATATACCTACCGAGCTTATTCATAAAGCGCACCACTGGTTAATACTGCATGGTCGCTATATATGCGTAGCCCGCAGACCTAAATGCGAGGAGTGCGGGCTAAAGCCGGCCTGCAAGTTTTATAAGACCGATATGAAATATATTGTTGAAGGTAACTAG
- the msrB gene encoding peptide-methionine (R)-S-oxide reductase MsrB, which produces MRYLILTMAVCSLLFIKCSNAQNKQSMSDEHKNNPYYSRTDTAHLNVSNEEWKRILPREVYSIAREAETEWAFTGKYWKTDTRGMYYCAVCGNPLFRSDAKFASSCGWPSFYEAIRPNSVKYIPDNSHGMVRTEVVCGRCDSHLGHIFDDGPPPTHKRFCMNSAVLEFEPDENK; this is translated from the coding sequence ATGAGATACCTGATACTGACAATGGCTGTATGCAGCCTGCTGTTCATCAAATGTTCCAATGCACAAAACAAACAGTCTATGAGTGACGAACATAAAAACAACCCGTACTATTCACGTACGGACACCGCACACCTAAACGTGAGCAACGAGGAATGGAAAAGAATTTTGCCGAGAGAAGTGTACTCCATAGCACGAGAGGCAGAGACGGAATGGGCGTTTACCGGCAAGTACTGGAAGACCGATACAAGGGGCATGTACTATTGTGCGGTATGTGGCAACCCATTATTCCGTTCCGATGCAAAGTTTGCCAGCAGTTGCGGCTGGCCCAGCTTTTATGAAGCCATCCGGCCCAATAGTGTAAAGTACATCCCGGATAATTCACACGGCATGGTACGTACAGAAGTGGTATGCGGCAGGTGTGATTCGCATCTTGGCCATATCTTCGACGATGGGCCACCGCCAACACATAAACGTTTCTGTATGAACTCGGCCGTGCTGGAGTTTGAGCCGGACGAGAATAAATAA